Proteins co-encoded in one Xiphophorus hellerii strain 12219 chromosome 10, Xiphophorus_hellerii-4.1, whole genome shotgun sequence genomic window:
- the brsk1a gene encoding serine/threonine-protein kinase BRSK2 isoform X3: MSKELSLSQSAQYVGPYRLEKTLGKGQTGLVKLGIHCITAQKVAIKIVNREKLSESVLMKVEREIAILKLIEHPHVLKLHDVYENNKYLYLVLEHVSGGELFDYLVKKGRLTPKEARKFFRQIISALDFCHSHSICHRDLKPENLLLDEKNNIRIADFGMASLQVGDSLLETSCGSPHYACPEVIRGEKYDGRRADVWSCGVILFALLVGALPFDHDNLRQLLEKVKSGVFHMPHFIPPDCQSLLKGMIEVNPEKRLTLEAIQKHSWYQGGRNEPCPEQPPPRRVCVRRILSLTELDPDVLESMHSLGCFRDRVKLTRDLQCEEENQEKMIYYLLLDRKERYPSYEDEDLPPRNDVADPPRKRVDSPMLTRHGRCRPERKSLEVLSVTEQGSPTPPRRALDTAAHSQRSRSVSGASSGLSSSPLSSPRVTPQGSPLPTPLGTPVHHPHHPSSTPPSSSSSSSSSRAEGGGGVGSLSLTPPSSPGGGGGMAASSPAHWRTRLNSFKNNLLGSPRFHRRKLQVPTSEDMSSLTPESSPELAKKSWFGNFIGLEKEEQIFVVIRDKPLSSVKADIVHAFLSIPSLSHSVISQTSFRAEYKSSGGPSVFQKPVKFQVDIAFSEGERERDRERSEREGRRETGIYSVTFTLISGPSRRFRRVVETIQAQLLSSHDQPLVQALCDPFPDEKSSRPHGTPTRQNSRRSEGGGDRCEWGDRADGGGIGGSGGVLQRRGSAKERTRLLSSNGTQSQP, from the exons ATGAGTAAGGAACTGTCTTTGAGTCAGTCTGCTCAATATGTTGGGCCCTATCGACTGGAGAAGACTCTGGGGAAGGGGCAGACAG GACTGGTCAAACTCGGCATCCACTGTATTACGGCTCAGAAGGTAGCAATCAAAATAGTCAACCGCGAGAAGCTGTCTGAGTCAGTTCTGATGAAG GTTGAGAGGGAGATTGCCATTCTGAAACTGATCGAGCATCCGCATGTGTTGAAGCTGCATGACGTTTATGAGAACAACAAATATCT ATACCTGGTGTTGGAGCATGTGTCAGGAGGAGAGCTCTTCGACTACCTGGTGAAGAAGGGACGTCTAACTCCAAAAGAAGCCAGGAAGTTCTTCAGGCAGATCATCTCTGCGTTGGATTTCTGCCACAGTCACTCCATCTG ccaCAGAGACTTGAAGCCGGAGAACTTGCTGCTGGATGAGAAGAACAACATTCGTATTGCTGACTTCGGTATGGCTTCCCTGCAGGTGGGAGACAGCCTGTTGGAGACCAGCTGTGG aTCACCGCATTATGCCTGTCCTGAAGTTATACGG GGAGAGAAGTATGATGGGAGGAGAGCAGATGTGTGGAGCTGTGGGGTCATCCTGTTTGCCCTCCTGGTG GGTGCTCTGCCGTTTGACCACGACAACCTTCGCCAGCTCCTGGAAAAAGTGAAGAGCGGCGTCTTCCACATGCCGCACTTCATCCCCCCAGACTGCCAGTCGCTGCTCAAAGGCATGATAGAGGTTAATCCTGAGAAGAGGCTCACG CTAGAGGCCATCCAGAAACACTCCTGGTATCA AGGCGGTCGTAATGAGCCGTGTCCCGAGCAGCCTCCTCCCAGGCGGGTGTGTGTGCGGAGAATCCTGTCGCTGACCGAGTTGGACCCGGACGTGTTGGAAAGCATGCACTCTCTAGGATGTTTCCGCGACCGAGTCAAGCTTACCCGTGATTTGCAATGCGAAGA agAAAACCAGGAGAAGATGATCTACTACCTACTGCTGGACAGGAAGGAACGCTACCCAAGCTATGAGGACGAGGATCTGCCTCCACGCAATGATGTTG CAGACCCTCCCCGGAAGCGTGTCGACTCTCCCATGCTGACGCGTCATGGCCGCTGTCGCCCTGAGAGGAAAAGCCTAGAAGTCCTTAGTGTTACGGAGCAGGGGTCTCCCACTCCACCTCGCAGGGCCCTCGACACAGCTGCACACAGTCAGAG GTCTCGCTCAGTCAGTGGAGCTTCTAGTGGTCTGTCCTCAAGCCCCCTCAGCAGTCCCAGG GTTACCCCCCAGGGCTCTCCGCTGCCCACACCGTTGGGCACCCCTGTTCACCACCCCCACCACCCCTCCTCCACCccgccctcctcttcctcgtcctcATCCTCATCACGGGCAGAGGGAGGCGGAGGGGTGGGCTCGCTGTCGCTCACCCCTCCCTCCAGCCCAGGAGGGGGCGGCGGCATGGCGGCCAGCAGCCCCGCTCACTGGAGGACTCGCCTCAATTCTTTCAAGAACAACTTGCTGGGATCGCCGCGATTCCATCGCCGCAAATTACAAG TTCCGACGTCAGAGGACATGTCCAGCCTAACGCCAGAATCCAGCCCAGA GCTGGCCAAGAAGTCCTGGTTCGGGAATTTCATCGGTTTGGAGAAAGAGGAGCAGATCTTCGTGGTGATCAGGGACAAACCGTTGAGTTCTGTCAAAGCCGACATTGTCCACGCTTTCCTGTCA ATCCCGTCGCTCAGCCACAGCGTCATCTCCCAGACCAGCTTCCGGGCAGAATACAAGTCCTCCGGCGGTCCCTCCGTCTTCCAGAAGCCCGTCAAGTTCCAGGTGGACATTGCCTTCTCCGAGGGCGAGAGGGAACGGGACAGGGAGAGGAGCGAGAGGGAGGGGAGGAGAGAAACAGGAATCTACAGCGTGACGTTCACCCTCATATCAG GGCCGAGTCGCAGGTTCAGACGAGTGGTGGAAACGATTCAAGCCCAGCTTCTCAGCTCTCATGATCAGCCACTGGTGCAAGCCCTATGTG ATCCCTTCCCAGATGAGAAGAGCAGTCGTCCCCACGGGACCCCCACCCGCCAAAACTCGAGGCGCTCTGAGGGTGGGGGCGACAGGTGCGAGTGGGGCGACCGAGCAGACGGCGGAGGCATCGGAGGCAGCGGAGGAGTTCTGCAGCGCAGAGGCTCAGCCAAGGAGAGAACCCGCCTCCTGTCCTCTAACGGAACCCAGTCCCAACCATAG
- the brsk1a gene encoding serine/threonine-protein kinase BRSK2 isoform X2, protein MSKELSLSQSAQYVGPYRLEKTLGKGQTGLVKLGIHCITAQKVAIKIVNREKLSESVLMKVEREIAILKLIEHPHVLKLHDVYENNKYLYLVLEHVSGGELFDYLVKKGRLTPKEARKFFRQIISALDFCHSHSICHRDLKPENLLLDEKNNIRIADFGMASLQVGDSLLETSCGSPHYACPEVIRGEKYDGRRADVWSCGVILFALLVGALPFDHDNLRQLLEKVKSGVFHMPHFIPPDCQSLLKGMIEVNPEKRLTLEAIQKHSWYQGGRNEPCPEQPPPRRVCVRRILSLTELDPDVLESMHSLGCFRDRVKLTRDLQCEEENQEKMIYYLLLDRKERYPSYEDEDLPPRNDVADPPRKRVDSPMLTRHGRCRPERKSLEVLSVTEQGSPTPPRRALDTAAHSQRSRSVSGASSGLSSSPLSSPRVTPQGSPLPTPLGTPVHHPHHPSSTPPSSSSSSSSSRAEGGGGVGSLSLTPPSSPGGGGGMAASSPAHWRTRLNSFKNNLLGSPRFHRRKLQDLSLPVPTSEDMSSLTPESSPELAKKSWFGNFIGLEKEEQIFVVIRDKPLSSVKADIVHAFLSIPSLSHSVISQTSFRAEYKSSGGPSVFQKPVKFQVDIAFSEGERERDRERSEREGRRETGIYSVTFTLISGPSRRFRRVVETIQAQLLSSHDQPLVQALCDPFPDEKSSRPHGTPTRQNSRRSEGGGDRCEWGDRADGGGIGGSGGVLQRRGSAKERTRLLSSNGTQSQP, encoded by the exons ATGAGTAAGGAACTGTCTTTGAGTCAGTCTGCTCAATATGTTGGGCCCTATCGACTGGAGAAGACTCTGGGGAAGGGGCAGACAG GACTGGTCAAACTCGGCATCCACTGTATTACGGCTCAGAAGGTAGCAATCAAAATAGTCAACCGCGAGAAGCTGTCTGAGTCAGTTCTGATGAAG GTTGAGAGGGAGATTGCCATTCTGAAACTGATCGAGCATCCGCATGTGTTGAAGCTGCATGACGTTTATGAGAACAACAAATATCT ATACCTGGTGTTGGAGCATGTGTCAGGAGGAGAGCTCTTCGACTACCTGGTGAAGAAGGGACGTCTAACTCCAAAAGAAGCCAGGAAGTTCTTCAGGCAGATCATCTCTGCGTTGGATTTCTGCCACAGTCACTCCATCTG ccaCAGAGACTTGAAGCCGGAGAACTTGCTGCTGGATGAGAAGAACAACATTCGTATTGCTGACTTCGGTATGGCTTCCCTGCAGGTGGGAGACAGCCTGTTGGAGACCAGCTGTGG aTCACCGCATTATGCCTGTCCTGAAGTTATACGG GGAGAGAAGTATGATGGGAGGAGAGCAGATGTGTGGAGCTGTGGGGTCATCCTGTTTGCCCTCCTGGTG GGTGCTCTGCCGTTTGACCACGACAACCTTCGCCAGCTCCTGGAAAAAGTGAAGAGCGGCGTCTTCCACATGCCGCACTTCATCCCCCCAGACTGCCAGTCGCTGCTCAAAGGCATGATAGAGGTTAATCCTGAGAAGAGGCTCACG CTAGAGGCCATCCAGAAACACTCCTGGTATCA AGGCGGTCGTAATGAGCCGTGTCCCGAGCAGCCTCCTCCCAGGCGGGTGTGTGTGCGGAGAATCCTGTCGCTGACCGAGTTGGACCCGGACGTGTTGGAAAGCATGCACTCTCTAGGATGTTTCCGCGACCGAGTCAAGCTTACCCGTGATTTGCAATGCGAAGA agAAAACCAGGAGAAGATGATCTACTACCTACTGCTGGACAGGAAGGAACGCTACCCAAGCTATGAGGACGAGGATCTGCCTCCACGCAATGATGTTG CAGACCCTCCCCGGAAGCGTGTCGACTCTCCCATGCTGACGCGTCATGGCCGCTGTCGCCCTGAGAGGAAAAGCCTAGAAGTCCTTAGTGTTACGGAGCAGGGGTCTCCCACTCCACCTCGCAGGGCCCTCGACACAGCTGCACACAGTCAGAG GTCTCGCTCAGTCAGTGGAGCTTCTAGTGGTCTGTCCTCAAGCCCCCTCAGCAGTCCCAGG GTTACCCCCCAGGGCTCTCCGCTGCCCACACCGTTGGGCACCCCTGTTCACCACCCCCACCACCCCTCCTCCACCccgccctcctcttcctcgtcctcATCCTCATCACGGGCAGAGGGAGGCGGAGGGGTGGGCTCGCTGTCGCTCACCCCTCCCTCCAGCCCAGGAGGGGGCGGCGGCATGGCGGCCAGCAGCCCCGCTCACTGGAGGACTCGCCTCAATTCTTTCAAGAACAACTTGCTGGGATCGCCGCGATTCCATCGCCGCAAATTACAAG ATCTTTCTCTCCCAGTTCCGACGTCAGAGGACATGTCCAGCCTAACGCCAGAATCCAGCCCAGA GCTGGCCAAGAAGTCCTGGTTCGGGAATTTCATCGGTTTGGAGAAAGAGGAGCAGATCTTCGTGGTGATCAGGGACAAACCGTTGAGTTCTGTCAAAGCCGACATTGTCCACGCTTTCCTGTCA ATCCCGTCGCTCAGCCACAGCGTCATCTCCCAGACCAGCTTCCGGGCAGAATACAAGTCCTCCGGCGGTCCCTCCGTCTTCCAGAAGCCCGTCAAGTTCCAGGTGGACATTGCCTTCTCCGAGGGCGAGAGGGAACGGGACAGGGAGAGGAGCGAGAGGGAGGGGAGGAGAGAAACAGGAATCTACAGCGTGACGTTCACCCTCATATCAG GGCCGAGTCGCAGGTTCAGACGAGTGGTGGAAACGATTCAAGCCCAGCTTCTCAGCTCTCATGATCAGCCACTGGTGCAAGCCCTATGTG ATCCCTTCCCAGATGAGAAGAGCAGTCGTCCCCACGGGACCCCCACCCGCCAAAACTCGAGGCGCTCTGAGGGTGGGGGCGACAGGTGCGAGTGGGGCGACCGAGCAGACGGCGGAGGCATCGGAGGCAGCGGAGGAGTTCTGCAGCGCAGAGGCTCAGCCAAGGAGAGAACCCGCCTCCTGTCCTCTAACGGAACCCAGTCCCAACCATAG
- the brsk1a gene encoding serine/threonine-protein kinase BRSK2 isoform X4, whose translation MSKELSLSQSAQYVGPYRLEKTLGKGQTGLVKLGIHCITAQKVAIKIVNREKLSESVLMKVEREIAILKLIEHPHVLKLHDVYENNKYLYLVLEHVSGGELFDYLVKKGRLTPKEARKFFRQIISALDFCHSHSICHRDLKPENLLLDEKNNIRIADFGMASLQVGDSLLETSCGSPHYACPEVIRGEKYDGRRADVWSCGVILFALLVGALPFDHDNLRQLLEKVKSGVFHMPHFIPPDCQSLLKGMIEVNPEKRLTLEAIQKHSWYQGGRNEPCPEQPPPRRVCVRRILSLTELDPDVLESMHSLGCFRDRVKLTRDLQCEEENQEKMIYYLLLDRKERYPSYEDEDLPPRNDVADPPRKRVDSPMLTRHGRCRPERKSLEVLSVTEQGSPTPPRRALDTAAHSQRSRSVSGASSGLSSSPLSSPRVTPQGSPLPTPLGTPVHHPHHPSSTPPSSSSSSSSSRAEGGGGVGSLSLTPPSSPGGGGGMAASSPAHWRTRLNSFKNNLLGSPRFHRRKLQDLSLPVPTSEDMSSLTPESSPELAKKSWFGNFIGLEKEEQIFVVIRDKPLSSVKADIVHAFLSSVGLSASSLSPHHSDPVAQPQRHLPDQLPGRIQVLRRSLRLPEARQVPGGHCLLRGREGTGQGEEREGGEERNRNLQRDVHPHIRAESQVQTSGGNDSSPASQLS comes from the exons ATGAGTAAGGAACTGTCTTTGAGTCAGTCTGCTCAATATGTTGGGCCCTATCGACTGGAGAAGACTCTGGGGAAGGGGCAGACAG GACTGGTCAAACTCGGCATCCACTGTATTACGGCTCAGAAGGTAGCAATCAAAATAGTCAACCGCGAGAAGCTGTCTGAGTCAGTTCTGATGAAG GTTGAGAGGGAGATTGCCATTCTGAAACTGATCGAGCATCCGCATGTGTTGAAGCTGCATGACGTTTATGAGAACAACAAATATCT ATACCTGGTGTTGGAGCATGTGTCAGGAGGAGAGCTCTTCGACTACCTGGTGAAGAAGGGACGTCTAACTCCAAAAGAAGCCAGGAAGTTCTTCAGGCAGATCATCTCTGCGTTGGATTTCTGCCACAGTCACTCCATCTG ccaCAGAGACTTGAAGCCGGAGAACTTGCTGCTGGATGAGAAGAACAACATTCGTATTGCTGACTTCGGTATGGCTTCCCTGCAGGTGGGAGACAGCCTGTTGGAGACCAGCTGTGG aTCACCGCATTATGCCTGTCCTGAAGTTATACGG GGAGAGAAGTATGATGGGAGGAGAGCAGATGTGTGGAGCTGTGGGGTCATCCTGTTTGCCCTCCTGGTG GGTGCTCTGCCGTTTGACCACGACAACCTTCGCCAGCTCCTGGAAAAAGTGAAGAGCGGCGTCTTCCACATGCCGCACTTCATCCCCCCAGACTGCCAGTCGCTGCTCAAAGGCATGATAGAGGTTAATCCTGAGAAGAGGCTCACG CTAGAGGCCATCCAGAAACACTCCTGGTATCA AGGCGGTCGTAATGAGCCGTGTCCCGAGCAGCCTCCTCCCAGGCGGGTGTGTGTGCGGAGAATCCTGTCGCTGACCGAGTTGGACCCGGACGTGTTGGAAAGCATGCACTCTCTAGGATGTTTCCGCGACCGAGTCAAGCTTACCCGTGATTTGCAATGCGAAGA agAAAACCAGGAGAAGATGATCTACTACCTACTGCTGGACAGGAAGGAACGCTACCCAAGCTATGAGGACGAGGATCTGCCTCCACGCAATGATGTTG CAGACCCTCCCCGGAAGCGTGTCGACTCTCCCATGCTGACGCGTCATGGCCGCTGTCGCCCTGAGAGGAAAAGCCTAGAAGTCCTTAGTGTTACGGAGCAGGGGTCTCCCACTCCACCTCGCAGGGCCCTCGACACAGCTGCACACAGTCAGAG GTCTCGCTCAGTCAGTGGAGCTTCTAGTGGTCTGTCCTCAAGCCCCCTCAGCAGTCCCAGG GTTACCCCCCAGGGCTCTCCGCTGCCCACACCGTTGGGCACCCCTGTTCACCACCCCCACCACCCCTCCTCCACCccgccctcctcttcctcgtcctcATCCTCATCACGGGCAGAGGGAGGCGGAGGGGTGGGCTCGCTGTCGCTCACCCCTCCCTCCAGCCCAGGAGGGGGCGGCGGCATGGCGGCCAGCAGCCCCGCTCACTGGAGGACTCGCCTCAATTCTTTCAAGAACAACTTGCTGGGATCGCCGCGATTCCATCGCCGCAAATTACAAG ATCTTTCTCTCCCAGTTCCGACGTCAGAGGACATGTCCAGCCTAACGCCAGAATCCAGCCCAGA GCTGGCCAAGAAGTCCTGGTTCGGGAATTTCATCGGTTTGGAGAAAGAGGAGCAGATCTTCGTGGTGATCAGGGACAAACCGTTGAGTTCTGTCAAAGCCGACATTGTCCACGCTTTCCTGTCA TCTGTCggtctctctgcttcttctctgtCTCCCCACCACTCAGATCCCGTCGCTCAGCCACAGCGTCATCTCCCAGACCAGCTTCCGGGCAGAATACAAGTCCTCCGGCGGTCCCTCCGTCTTCCAGAAGCCCGTCAAGTTCCAGGTGGACATTGCCTTCTCCGAGGGCGAGAGGGAACGGGACAGGGAGAGGAGCGAGAGGGAGGGGAGGAGAGAAACAGGAATCTACAGCGTGACGTTCACCCTCATATCAG GGCCGAGTCGCAGGTTCAGACGAGTGGTGGAAACGATTCAAGCCCAGCTTCTCAGCTCTCATGA
- the brsk1a gene encoding serine/threonine-protein kinase BRSK1 isoform X1, protein MSKELSLSQSAQYVGPYRLEKTLGKGQTGLVKLGIHCITAQKVAIKIVNREKLSESVLMKVEREIAILKLIEHPHVLKLHDVYENNKYLYLVLEHVSGGELFDYLVKKGRLTPKEARKFFRQIISALDFCHSHSICHRDLKPENLLLDEKNNIRIADFGMASLQVGDSLLETSCGSPHYACPEVIRGEKYDGRRADVWSCGVILFALLVGALPFDHDNLRQLLEKVKSGVFHMPHFIPPDCQSLLKGMIEVNPEKRLTLEAIQKHSWYQGGRNEPCPEQPPPRRVCVRRILSLTELDPDVLESMHSLGCFRDRVKLTRDLQCEEENQEKMIYYLLLDRKERYPSYEDEDLPPRNDVADPPRKRVDSPMLTRHGRCRPERKSLEVLSVTEQGSPTPPRRALDTAAHSQRSRSVSGASSGLSSSPLSSPRSYQSPVFTFSQSDVTCATASPLTKESKQGNATTPRSARSHDKPKASPNPKTQTLPTKGPADRPHLQAIKSLPLHNPSSRSPSPSPLLSPIPRFFFPSSSVLKSVTKSFYPNSAHSVPQVTPQGSPLPTPLGTPVHHPHHPSSTPPSSSSSSSSSRAEGGGGVGSLSLTPPSSPGGGGGMAASSPAHWRTRLNSFKNNLLGSPRFHRRKLQDLSLPVPTSEDMSSLTPESSPELAKKSWFGNFIGLEKEEQIFVVIRDKPLSSVKADIVHAFLSIPSLSHSVISQTSFRAEYKSSGGPSVFQKPVKFQVDIAFSEGERERDRERSEREGRRETGIYSVTFTLISGPSRRFRRVVETIQAQLLSSHDQPLVQALCDPFPDEKSSRPHGTPTRQNSRRSEGGGDRCEWGDRADGGGIGGSGGVLQRRGSAKERTRLLSSNGTQSQP, encoded by the exons ATGAGTAAGGAACTGTCTTTGAGTCAGTCTGCTCAATATGTTGGGCCCTATCGACTGGAGAAGACTCTGGGGAAGGGGCAGACAG GACTGGTCAAACTCGGCATCCACTGTATTACGGCTCAGAAGGTAGCAATCAAAATAGTCAACCGCGAGAAGCTGTCTGAGTCAGTTCTGATGAAG GTTGAGAGGGAGATTGCCATTCTGAAACTGATCGAGCATCCGCATGTGTTGAAGCTGCATGACGTTTATGAGAACAACAAATATCT ATACCTGGTGTTGGAGCATGTGTCAGGAGGAGAGCTCTTCGACTACCTGGTGAAGAAGGGACGTCTAACTCCAAAAGAAGCCAGGAAGTTCTTCAGGCAGATCATCTCTGCGTTGGATTTCTGCCACAGTCACTCCATCTG ccaCAGAGACTTGAAGCCGGAGAACTTGCTGCTGGATGAGAAGAACAACATTCGTATTGCTGACTTCGGTATGGCTTCCCTGCAGGTGGGAGACAGCCTGTTGGAGACCAGCTGTGG aTCACCGCATTATGCCTGTCCTGAAGTTATACGG GGAGAGAAGTATGATGGGAGGAGAGCAGATGTGTGGAGCTGTGGGGTCATCCTGTTTGCCCTCCTGGTG GGTGCTCTGCCGTTTGACCACGACAACCTTCGCCAGCTCCTGGAAAAAGTGAAGAGCGGCGTCTTCCACATGCCGCACTTCATCCCCCCAGACTGCCAGTCGCTGCTCAAAGGCATGATAGAGGTTAATCCTGAGAAGAGGCTCACG CTAGAGGCCATCCAGAAACACTCCTGGTATCA AGGCGGTCGTAATGAGCCGTGTCCCGAGCAGCCTCCTCCCAGGCGGGTGTGTGTGCGGAGAATCCTGTCGCTGACCGAGTTGGACCCGGACGTGTTGGAAAGCATGCACTCTCTAGGATGTTTCCGCGACCGAGTCAAGCTTACCCGTGATTTGCAATGCGAAGA agAAAACCAGGAGAAGATGATCTACTACCTACTGCTGGACAGGAAGGAACGCTACCCAAGCTATGAGGACGAGGATCTGCCTCCACGCAATGATGTTG CAGACCCTCCCCGGAAGCGTGTCGACTCTCCCATGCTGACGCGTCATGGCCGCTGTCGCCCTGAGAGGAAAAGCCTAGAAGTCCTTAGTGTTACGGAGCAGGGGTCTCCCACTCCACCTCGCAGGGCCCTCGACACAGCTGCACACAGTCAGAG GTCTCGCTCAGTCAGTGGAGCTTCTAGTGGTCTGTCCTCAAGCCCCCTCAGCAGTCCCAGG TCCTACCAGAGCCCCGTCTTCactttcagccaatcagacgtcACCTGCGCCACTGCTTCCCCCCTCACAAAGGAGTCCAAACAGGGAAACGCCACCACTCCTCGTTCAGCACGGTCTCATGACAAGCCCAAAGCGTCCCCCAACCCCAAGACCCAGACCCTGCCCACCAAAGGACCCGCTGACCGTCCCCACCTGCAGGCCATCAAATCCCTGCCCCTGCACAACCCATCCTCCCGCTCGCCCTCCCCCTCCCCGCTCCTGTCACCCATCCCTCGCTTCTTCTTCCCTTCGTCCTCTGTCCTCAAGTCAGTGACTAAGAGTTTCTACCCAAACTCTGCCCACTCTGTGCCACAGGTTACCCCCCAGGGCTCTCCGCTGCCCACACCGTTGGGCACCCCTGTTCACCACCCCCACCACCCCTCCTCCACCccgccctcctcttcctcgtcctcATCCTCATCACGGGCAGAGGGAGGCGGAGGGGTGGGCTCGCTGTCGCTCACCCCTCCCTCCAGCCCAGGAGGGGGCGGCGGCATGGCGGCCAGCAGCCCCGCTCACTGGAGGACTCGCCTCAATTCTTTCAAGAACAACTTGCTGGGATCGCCGCGATTCCATCGCCGCAAATTACAAG ATCTTTCTCTCCCAGTTCCGACGTCAGAGGACATGTCCAGCCTAACGCCAGAATCCAGCCCAGA GCTGGCCAAGAAGTCCTGGTTCGGGAATTTCATCGGTTTGGAGAAAGAGGAGCAGATCTTCGTGGTGATCAGGGACAAACCGTTGAGTTCTGTCAAAGCCGACATTGTCCACGCTTTCCTGTCA ATCCCGTCGCTCAGCCACAGCGTCATCTCCCAGACCAGCTTCCGGGCAGAATACAAGTCCTCCGGCGGTCCCTCCGTCTTCCAGAAGCCCGTCAAGTTCCAGGTGGACATTGCCTTCTCCGAGGGCGAGAGGGAACGGGACAGGGAGAGGAGCGAGAGGGAGGGGAGGAGAGAAACAGGAATCTACAGCGTGACGTTCACCCTCATATCAG GGCCGAGTCGCAGGTTCAGACGAGTGGTGGAAACGATTCAAGCCCAGCTTCTCAGCTCTCATGATCAGCCACTGGTGCAAGCCCTATGTG ATCCCTTCCCAGATGAGAAGAGCAGTCGTCCCCACGGGACCCCCACCCGCCAAAACTCGAGGCGCTCTGAGGGTGGGGGCGACAGGTGCGAGTGGGGCGACCGAGCAGACGGCGGAGGCATCGGAGGCAGCGGAGGAGTTCTGCAGCGCAGAGGCTCAGCCAAGGAGAGAACCCGCCTCCTGTCCTCTAACGGAACCCAGTCCCAACCATAG